One window of the Solanum stenotomum isolate F172 chromosome 11, ASM1918654v1, whole genome shotgun sequence genome contains the following:
- the LOC125844802 gene encoding putative pentatricopeptide repeat-containing protein At3g16890, mitochondrial: protein MRGFSSVASRASSPAFTNLSKQNQNSLTPITPKPSNLHSVATTGNPITQQSSPSKPKPSFNWNSNTSIAAKKVNFRASVIDHKYFSQILARKDWYLLLNHEYKAKRVTLNHQEVVSILQNQENPLHPFRFYIWVLKICPSFAKNQSVKVVLSNVLYRKGPLLLSAELVQDIRNSGNVVTVDLLCVLIGSWGRLGLGKYCTDILEQVSYLGLAPNTRLYNAVINALIKCNSLDLAYLKFQLMQVDNCKPDKFTYNILIHGVCKAGVVEEALRLVKQMEGVGYSPNVFTYTILVEGFCNAKRVDEAFELFGVMKSRGIVPNEATVRSLVNGVFHCVAPDMGFELLSRWLEKEHVLPNVACSSMLHCLSTNFLPREAAQLLRISIDRGYLLDNSTLNIALTCLIKGLELDDTCQILDFITVRGVKVSVDIYLALADALYKGGRVEQGNKYMDQVFKDGLVSNTFFYNRVIDCFCKIKMMDKASDAFKDMLQRGVTPNIVTFNTLISGYSKVGEVNKVHELLVILLEHGFRPDIFTFSSMIDSLCRVNRIDDALDCLTEMVEWGVAPNAVPYNILIRALCVLGDVGRSLKLLRKMQGDGIKADVFSFNALIQSFCKMNKIDEAQRLLISMLTLDLIPDNHTYGAFIRALCNLGRFDEAKNLFFSMEANGCVPDVLTCKLYLDSLIQSGHTKEAQDVLKECGKRGMLLESITPS from the coding sequence ATGAGAGGGTTTTCCTCTGTAGCTTCAAGGGCTTCTTCACCTGCTTTCACCAATCTCTCTAAACAAAACCAAAATTCCCTCACACCCATTACTCCAAAACCCTCAAATCTTCATTCTGTTGCCACCACTGGCAACCCCATTACTCAACAAAGTTCACCCAGTAAGCCGAAGCCTTCATTCAATTGGAATTCCAACACTTCCATAGCAGCTAAAAAGGTAAACTTTCGAGCAAGTGTTATTGATCATAAGTATTTTTCCCAAATTCTTGCAAGAAAAGACTGGTATTTATTGCTAAACCACGAGTATAAAGCCAAGAGGGTTACTTTGAATCACCAAGAAGTTGTTAGTATTTtgcaaaatcaagaaaacccatTACACCCCTTTAGATTTTATATCTGGGTTTTGAAGATTTGTCCCTCTTTTGCGAAGAATCAATCAGTTAAGGTGGTTTTAAGTAATGTACTTTATAGGAAAGGTCCCCTTTTGTTGTCAGCTGAGCTTGTTCAAGATATCAGAAACTCTGGAAATGTAGTTACTGTGGACTTGCTTTGTGTTCTAATTGGTAGTTGGGGGAGATTAGGGTTGGGGAAGTACTGTACTGACATTTTAGAGCAGGTTTCTTATTTGGGGCTCGCTCCTAATACTAGGTTGTATAATGCGGTAATCAATGCGTTGATCAAGTGCAATTCACTTGACTTAGCCTATTTAAAGTTTCAGCTAATGCAGGTAGATAACTGTAAACCAGATAAGTTTACATATAATATTCTCATTCATGGAGTTTGTAAGGCTGGGGTTGTGGAGGAGGCGCTTCGTCTGGTGAAACAGATGGAAGGAGTGGGATACTCTCCCAATGTGTTTACTTACACAATTTTGGTTGAGGGGTTTTGTAATGCTAAAAGGGTGGACGAGGCATTTGAGCTCTTCGGGGTAATGAAGAGTAGGGGTATTGTACCAAATGAAGCTACTGTAAGATCATTGGTTAATGGGGTATTTCACTGTGTGGCACCAGATATGGGCTTTGAATTGTTATCTAGATGGTTAGAGAAAGAACATGTCTTGCCTAATGTAGCTTGTTCTTCCATGCTACATTGCCTTAGTACTAATTTTTTGCCCAGAGAAGCAGCTCAACTTTTAAGAATATCAATTGATAGAGGTTACTTACTGGATAACTCAACTCTTAACATTGCACTGACTTGTTTAATCAAAGGATTGGAGCTTGATGATACTTGTCAGATATTAGACTTCATCACTGTTCGAGGGGTGAAGGTTAGTGTTGATATTTATCTTGCACTTGCTGATGCTCTTTATAAAGGAGGGAGAGTTGAACAGGGGAACAAATATATGGACCAGGTGTTTAAGGATGGTCTTGTATCTAACACATTCTTCTATAACCGGGTCATTGATTGCTTTTGCAAAATCAAAATGATGGACAAAGCATCAGATGCTTTCAAAGATATGCTTCAGAGAGGTGTCACTCCCAATATTGTAACTTTTAACACTCTTATTAGTGGATATTCCAAGGTAGGGGAGGTTAACAAGGTACATGAGCTACTAGTCATACTACTGGAACATGGTTTTCGACCAGACATTTTCACGTTTAGTTCAATGATTGATAGCCTTTGTAGAGTAAATCGCATTGACGATGCTTTAGACTGTCTCACAGAGATGGTCGAATGGGGAGTTGCTCCAAACGCCGTACCATACAATATCTTAATTCGTGCACTTTGTGTCCTCGGGGATGTTGGTAGATCACTGAAATTATTACGAAAAATGCAAGGTGATGGAATAAAGGCAGATGTTTTCTCCTTCAATGCCTTAATTCAAAGTTTTTGTAAGATGAATAAGATTGATGAGGCTCAAAGGCTTCTGATAAGCATGTTGACCCTGGATTTGATCCCTGATAATCATACTTATGGTGCTTTTATCAGAGCCTTATGTAACTTGGGGAGATTTGATGAAGCTAAGAACTTGTTTTTTTCAATGGAAGCAAATGGATGCGTCCCCGATGTTTTGACATGTAAACTATATCTTGATTCACTTATTCAATCAGGCCATACTAAAGAAGCTCAGGATGTTTTAAAGGAGTGCGGGAAAAGGGGAATGCTATTGGAATCCATCACTCCTTCGTAG
- the LOC125844803 gene encoding AMSH-like ubiquitin thioesterase 3 isoform X2: protein MRRPATMNIDAMARKVDVDNRIPLRNYYRIANNLLRQASIHRGEKNIIDLYIILLRYSSLVTETIPSHRDYQALHPKERALSKKMLLTVLDELEGLKPEFQRQFHGIGEVQVTAQPYQLNNLENHRYRPVGNSLGLPSTSNKASSDYDNQWAITNAPSSTWKQNNEYSRISSPSSIDKQFQKLSFNFSVPKQETLSRHSFFGPNGLRGQWSGPSSEIKVNYPVHDDLAPNEILSLNPIEDRPLVSKDTNLIVDKSSMESVLSLDDGRWLHPTEDSNFQFLDDVRSDNIPLSNLRQPSPPPVLAQLQQEFRPISPSKVADPRPGPAKCIQDEPSSSNSFQHLHVPVRLMEDFLRLARENTKKNLETCGVLAGSLKNRVFHITTLIVPKQESTSDSCQTLNEEEIFEIQDKHSLFPLGWIHTHPSQTCFMSSVDLHTHYSYQIMLPEAIAIVMAPTDTASPHGIFHLSDPAGVSVIRKCQQRGFHPHEEPEDGSPIYEHCSHVYMNANMKFDIVDLR from the exons ATGAGACGGCCAGCGACCATGAACATCGACGCCATGGCTCGGAAAGTCGACGTCGACAATCGAATTCCTCTTCGCAATTACTACAGGATCGCTAATAATCTCCTCCGACAG GCTAGTATTCATCGCGGAGAGAAGAATATCATAGACTTGTATATAATACTTCTGAGATATTCAAG TTTGGTTACTGAAACAATACCCTCTCATCGAGATTACCAGGCTTTGCATCCTAAAGAAAGAGCATTATCCAAAAAG ATGCTGTTAACTGTGCTAGATGAACTAGAAGGTTTAAAACCTGAATTCCAGCGCCAGTTTCACGGAATCGGTGAAGTTCAAGTAACAGCTCAGCCTTACCAACTCAATAATCTGGAGAACCATCGATACAGACCAGTTGGGAATTCTTTAGGACTGCCTTCTACCAGCAATAAAGCATCTTCAGATTATGATAATCAATGG GCCATAACAAATGCACCTTCATCTACGTGGAAACAGAACAACGAATATTCTCGTATTTCATCCCCAAGTTCGATTGACAAGCAATTCCAAAAGCT ATCTTTCAATTTTTCTGTTCCAAAGCAAGAGACATTATCAAGGCACTCTTTTTTTGGCCCCAATGGTCTTCGTGGTCAATGGTCAGGACCTAGTTCTGAGATAAAG gTTAATTACCCAGTACATGATGATCTAGCTCCAAATGAGATTTTGAG CCTTAATCCAATTGAAGATAGACCTTTGGTGTCTAAAGACACTAACTTGATAGTGGATAAGTCTTCTATGGAATCAGTTCTTTCTTTGGATGATGGGCGATGGTTACATCCTACTGAGGATTCCAATTTTCAATTTCTTGACGATGTGCGGAGTGATAATATTCCTTTGAGTAACTTAAGGCAACCTTCGCCTCCTCCAGTTTTGGCACAATTACAACAAGAGTTTCGTCCTATATCTCCATCCAAAGTTGCAGATCCAAGACCTGGGCCCGCTAAGTGCATTCAGGATGAACCGTCCAGTTCAAATTCTTTTCAACATTTGCATGTT CCAGTGAGACTGATGGAAGATTTCTTGAGGTTAGCTcgagaaaatacaaaaaagaatttAGAAACTTGTGGAGTTCTTGCTGGTTCACTG AAAAACCGTGTTTTTCACATCACTACTCTTATAGTCCCAAAGCAGGAGTCAACTTCAGATTCa TGCCAGACActaaatgaagaagaaatttttgAGATTCAAGACAAACACTCTCTCTTTCCTCTTGGTTGGATCCAT ACACATCCATCACAAACATGTTTTATGTCATCAGTTGATCTGCACACTCATTATTCTTATCAG ATTATGTTACCAGAAGCAATTGCAATTGTGATGGCTCCTACAGACACAGCCAG CCCTCATGGCATATTCCACTTGTCTGATCCTGCTGGTGTGTCTGTTATTCGGAAATGTCAACAACGTGGTTTTCATCCTCACGAGGAGCCTGAGGATGGAAGTCCAATATATGAACACTGCTCTCATGTCTATATGAATGCAAACATGAAGTTTGATATTGTAGACCTTCGGTAA
- the LOC125844803 gene encoding AMSH-like ubiquitin thioesterase 3 isoform X1 → MRRPATMNIDAMARKVDVDNRIPLRNYYRIANNLLRQASIHRGEKNIIDLYIILLRYSSLVTETIPSHRDYQALHPKERALSKKMLLTVLDELEGLKPEFQRQFHGIGEVQVTAQPYQLNNLENHRYRPVGNSLGLPSTSNKASSDYDNQWAITNAPSSTWKQNNEYSRISSPSSIDKQFQKLSFNFSVPKQETLSRHSFFGPNGLRGQWSGPSSEIKVNYPVHDDLAPNEILSLNPIEDRPLVSKDTNLIVDKSSMESVLSLDDGRWLHPTEDSNFQFLDDVRSDNIPLSNLRQPSPPPVLAQLQQEFRPISPSKVADPRPGPAKCIQDEPSSSNSFQHLHVPVRLMEDFLRLARENTKKNLETCGVLAGSLKNRVFHITTLIVPKQESTSDSCQTLNEEEIFEIQDKHSLFPLGWIHVLSPMSMTCWLLVCDKLQTHPSQTCFMSSVDLHTHYSYQIMLPEAIAIVMAPTDTASPHGIFHLSDPAGVSVIRKCQQRGFHPHEEPEDGSPIYEHCSHVYMNANMKFDIVDLR, encoded by the exons ATGAGACGGCCAGCGACCATGAACATCGACGCCATGGCTCGGAAAGTCGACGTCGACAATCGAATTCCTCTTCGCAATTACTACAGGATCGCTAATAATCTCCTCCGACAG GCTAGTATTCATCGCGGAGAGAAGAATATCATAGACTTGTATATAATACTTCTGAGATATTCAAG TTTGGTTACTGAAACAATACCCTCTCATCGAGATTACCAGGCTTTGCATCCTAAAGAAAGAGCATTATCCAAAAAG ATGCTGTTAACTGTGCTAGATGAACTAGAAGGTTTAAAACCTGAATTCCAGCGCCAGTTTCACGGAATCGGTGAAGTTCAAGTAACAGCTCAGCCTTACCAACTCAATAATCTGGAGAACCATCGATACAGACCAGTTGGGAATTCTTTAGGACTGCCTTCTACCAGCAATAAAGCATCTTCAGATTATGATAATCAATGG GCCATAACAAATGCACCTTCATCTACGTGGAAACAGAACAACGAATATTCTCGTATTTCATCCCCAAGTTCGATTGACAAGCAATTCCAAAAGCT ATCTTTCAATTTTTCTGTTCCAAAGCAAGAGACATTATCAAGGCACTCTTTTTTTGGCCCCAATGGTCTTCGTGGTCAATGGTCAGGACCTAGTTCTGAGATAAAG gTTAATTACCCAGTACATGATGATCTAGCTCCAAATGAGATTTTGAG CCTTAATCCAATTGAAGATAGACCTTTGGTGTCTAAAGACACTAACTTGATAGTGGATAAGTCTTCTATGGAATCAGTTCTTTCTTTGGATGATGGGCGATGGTTACATCCTACTGAGGATTCCAATTTTCAATTTCTTGACGATGTGCGGAGTGATAATATTCCTTTGAGTAACTTAAGGCAACCTTCGCCTCCTCCAGTTTTGGCACAATTACAACAAGAGTTTCGTCCTATATCTCCATCCAAAGTTGCAGATCCAAGACCTGGGCCCGCTAAGTGCATTCAGGATGAACCGTCCAGTTCAAATTCTTTTCAACATTTGCATGTT CCAGTGAGACTGATGGAAGATTTCTTGAGGTTAGCTcgagaaaatacaaaaaagaatttAGAAACTTGTGGAGTTCTTGCTGGTTCACTG AAAAACCGTGTTTTTCACATCACTACTCTTATAGTCCCAAAGCAGGAGTCAACTTCAGATTCa TGCCAGACActaaatgaagaagaaatttttgAGATTCAAGACAAACACTCTCTCTTTCCTCTTGGTTGGATCCAT GTTTTATCACCCATGAGTATGACTTGTTGGCTTCTTGTTTGTGATAAATTGCAGACACATCCATCACAAACATGTTTTATGTCATCAGTTGATCTGCACACTCATTATTCTTATCAG ATTATGTTACCAGAAGCAATTGCAATTGTGATGGCTCCTACAGACACAGCCAG CCCTCATGGCATATTCCACTTGTCTGATCCTGCTGGTGTGTCTGTTATTCGGAAATGTCAACAACGTGGTTTTCATCCTCACGAGGAGCCTGAGGATGGAAGTCCAATATATGAACACTGCTCTCATGTCTATATGAATGCAAACATGAAGTTTGATATTGTAGACCTTCGGTAA
- the LOC125844810 gene encoding uncharacterized protein LOC125844810 encodes MKHSLQALTLTCFLFFPFTLGKADDYEGQTAAAGVLGNEYLPNYGDSHQYGGGTIDAQPDYLFSKALLCFTDKHIYSSCEESYRLTETGELHVPPEYTDQYCRGPCLEETHHVLNCLGSILSHFRFYNKATIRAVEETIKEGCSYGPERGLFNVAEHILAYDNAAFRASKSSMLHSFVLMTLALIFFL; translated from the exons ATGAAGCATTCTCTTCAAGCTTTAACCCTGACCTGTTTCTTGTTTTTCCCATTCACACTAG GTAAAGCAGATGATTATGAGGGTCAAACCGCCGCTGCAGGAGTACTTGGAAATGAATATTTGCCTAACTACGGAGATTCACATCAATATGGTGGTGGCACAATTGATGCTCAACCTGACTATCTTTTCTCTAAAGCATTGCTATGTTTCACTGATAAGCAT ATATACAGTAGTTGTGAGGAGTCTTATAGATTGACTGAGACAGGGGAGCTCCATGTACCACCTGAATATACCGATCAATACTGCAGAGGACCCTGCTTAGAGGAGACTCACCATGTGCTTAATTGTCTTGGAAGCATACTCTCGCACTTCAGATTTTATAATAAGGCCACCATTAGAGCAGTCGAAGAGACTATCAAGGAGGGATGTAGCTATGGCCCTGAAAGAG GTCTTTTCAATGTTGCTGAGCACATCCTAGCTTATGATAACGCTGCTTTTCGTGCTTCAAAGTCGTCCATGCTGCATAGCTTTGTTCTGATGACTTTGGCCcttattttcttcctttga